The Eleginops maclovinus isolate JMC-PN-2008 ecotype Puerto Natales chromosome 3, JC_Emac_rtc_rv5, whole genome shotgun sequence genome includes a region encoding these proteins:
- the snrka gene encoding SNF-related serine/threonine-protein kinase, with amino-acid sequence MAGFKRGYDGKIAGLYDLDKTLGRGHFAVVKLARHVFTGEKVAVKVIDKTKLDTVATGHLFQEVRCMKLVQHPNIVRLYEVIDTQTKLYLILELGDGGDMFDYIMKHEEGLNEDLAKKYFAQIVHAISYCHRLHVVHRDLKPENVVFFEKQGLVKLTDFGFSNKFQPGKKLTTSCGSLAYSAPEILLGDEYDAPAVDIWSLGVILFMLVCGQPPFQEANDSETLTMIMDCKYSVPAHVSSACKDLIDRMLQRDPKHRASLEEIEGHAWLQGVDPSPATKFNTPLVSHKNLSEEEHNSIIQRMVLGDIADREAIVDALETNKYNHITATYYLLAERILREKQEKEVQTRSSSPSNTKAHFRQSWPSRVDMHQDIEDSLAASSISHAGGPQSPARSTESLLNGHRSKGLLDLGRRDEMGVSAASGTPKAPAPSTSAAAAKQRGCLFRVAEDEEEEEEHDQSPLPSQVVLRRKPPSITNRLTSRKSAPVLNQIFEEGESDDDFDLDEGLPPKLSRLKMNMAGNAANLSSGASPGATHKRYHRRKSQGRGSSCSSSETSDDDSESHRRRLDKDSGFGYGWNRRDSSEGPPGSEGGNGGGSSSGPSKPSGEGGGTSGPDMGSPPGGNGGGDGNGGGGGGGGGGGGGGESKGQDSPSSCCHNSRSTNPSLSTELVESLKLMSLCLRGRGGRGGSKFIFDPRSLPGGTVRIQEKSAWRMCIGSTGSLDTITLPTTALPRPHAHRKTAAHGPPRQQAPSQQPECSEERGAATTSVREDPLCEHPAGGGLGSRHLLPGHLTGERPYIQVFSSFLFVPPCPPQVRRMTACCPVWDGNIKSAGNVLSF; translated from the exons ATGGCAGGCTTCAAGCGAGGCTATGATGGCAAGATTGCTGGGCTATATGACCTGGACAAGACGCTGGGCCGTGGCCACTTTGCCGTGGTCAAGCTGGCACGCCATGTCTTCACTGGGGAGAAAGTGGCAGTGAAGGTGATCGACAAGACTAAGCTAGACACCGTTGCTACAGGCCACCTCTTCCAGGAAGTCCGCTGCATGAAGCTGGTCCAGCACCCCAACATTGTGCGCCTGTATGAAGTGATAGATACTCAGACTAAGCTTTACCTCATCTTGGAGCTAGGGGATGGTGGGGATATGTTTGACTACATCATGAAACATGAGGAAGGTCTGAATGAAGATCTTGCTAAGAAATATTTCGCCCAGATTGTCCATGCTATCTCCTACTGCCATCGGCTGCATGTGGTGCACAGGGATCTTAAGCCAGAGAACGTGGTGTTCTTTGAGAAGCAAGGGCTCGTCAAGCTCACCGACTTTGGATTCAGCAACAAGTTTCAACCGGGGAAAAAGCTGACGACCAGTTGTGGATCTCTGGCATACTCCGCCCCGGAAATACTGCTGGGTGATGAATACGATGCTCCAGCCGTAG ATATCTGGAGTCTCGGTGTGATCCTGTTCATGTTGGTATGCGGCCAGCCCCCTTTCCAGGAAGCCAACGACAGCGAGACGCTCACCATGATCATGGACTGTAAATACTCGGTACCAGCCCACGTGTCCAGCGCCTGCAAAGA TCTGATAGACCGCATGCTTCAGAGGGACCCCAAGCACCGGGCCTCACTGGAGGAGATCGAGGGCCACGCCTGGCTGCAGGGGGTCGACCCGTCCCCAGCCACCAAGTTCAACACTCCCCTGGTGTCCCACAAGAACTTGTCGGAGGAGGAGCACAACAGCATCATCCAGCGCATGGTGCTGGGAGACATCGCCGACCGAGAGGCCATCGTGGA cGCCCTGGAGACCAACAAATACAACCACATCACAGCCACGTACTACCTGCTGGCAGAGAGGATCCTGCGGGAGaagcaggagaaggaggtgCAGACCCGCTCCTCCAGCCCCAGCAACACCAAGGCCCACTTCAG GCAGTCGTGGCCCAGCAGGGTGGACATGCACCAGGACATCGAGGACAGCCTGGCAGCATCCTCCATCTCCCACGCTGGGGGCCCCCAGTCCCCCGCCCGCAGCACAGAGAGCCTCCTCAACGGGCACCGCTCCAAAGGCCTGTTGGACCTGGGCCGACGCGACGAAATG GGAGTCTCTGCTGCTTCTGGGACCCCCAAGGCCCCCGCACCATCcacctcagcagcagcagctaagCAGAGGGGCTGCCTGTTCAG ggTGGCtgaggacgaagaggaggaggaagagcatgACCAGTCCCCCCTACCCAGCCAGGTCGTCCTGAGGCGTAAGCCGCCCTCCATCACTAACCGCCTCACCTCCAGGAAGAGCGCCCCGGTGCTCAACCAGATCTTCGAGGAGGGGGAGTCGGACGACGACTTCGACCTGGACGAGGGTCTGCCGCCCAAGCTCAGCCGCCTGAAGATGAACATGGCAGGCAACGCCGCCAACCTGAGCTCCGGGGCCTCCCCGGGGGCCACACACAAGCGCTACCACCGCCGCAAGAGTCAGGGGAGGGGGTCCTCGTGTTCCAGCTCTGAGACCAGTGACGACGACTCGGAGAGCCACCGCCGGCGCCTGGACAAAGACTCGGGCTTCGGGTACGGCTGGAACCGGAGGGACAGCAGCGAGGGGCCGCCAGGCAGTGAGGGGGGCAACGGGGGGGGCAGCAGCTCCGGGCCCAGTAAACCTtcaggggagggaggggggacaTCCGGCCCAGACATGGGAAGTCCTCCTGGAGGTAACGGAGGAGGGGATGGTAAcggaggaggtgggggtggtggaggaggcgggggaggagggggggagagtAAAGGACAGGACAGCCCCTCCAGCTGTTGTCACAACAGCAGGAGCACGAACCCCTCCCTCAGCACGGAGCTGGTGGAGAGCCTGAAGCTGATGAGCCTGTGCCTCCGGGGCCGGGGGGGGCGAGGGGGATCAAAGTTCATCTTTGATCCTCGCAGCCTCCCGGGGGGGACCGTGAGGATCCAGGAGAAATCGGCATGGAGGATGTGCATCGGCTCCACCGGGAGCCTGGACACCATCACCCTCCCCACCACCGCCCTGCCCCGCCCCCACGCCCACCGCAAAACGGCGGCGCACGGCCCCCCCCGGCAGCAGGCACCCTCACAGCAGCCTGAGTGCTCTGAAGAACGGGGTGCTGCAACTACCTCTGTGCGAGAAGACCCTCTCTGTGAACATCCAGCGGGGGGGGGGCTCGGCTCCCGCCACCTGCTGCCAGGTCATCTGACCGGAGAGCGGCCCTACATCCAGGTGTTCAGTAGCTTTCTGTTTGTACCCCCTTGCCCCCCCCAGGTGAGAAGAATGACAGCATGCTGTCCGGTCTGGGACGGAAACATTAAGTCTGCGGGAAACGTGTTGAGTTTTTGA
- the pomgnt2 gene encoding protein O-linked-mannose beta-1,4-N-acetylglucosaminyltransferase 2 — MRASVTGCKMSVGALLNGLLVSVVAALLWKYSKLSEHAALLEEELHMTQQSQEISQARIDYHVALQALQEHGTRMVCTGKMHTDRVCRFDYLCYSSEAEEFVFFHSNSSVMLPNLGSRRFQPALLDLSSVEDHNTQYFNFLELPAAALKFMPKPVFVPDVTLILNRFNPDNLMHVFHDDLIPAFYTMKQYSDLDDEARLVFMEGWGEGPHFDLYRLLSSKQPLLKEQLKNFGKLICFTKSYVGLSKMTTWYQYGFVQPQGPKANMLVSGNEIRQFASVLMDKMNITTVEEMEKDGGSAEGQKGKKDEYIVLFSRSTTRLILNEAELIMTLAQEFQMRVVTVSLEEQSLPSTVQVISGASMLISMHGAQLITSLFLPRGAVVVELFPFAVNPEQYTPYKTLATLQGMDLHYVSWRNTKEENTITHPDKPWDQGGIVHLEKEEQERILASKDVPRHLCCRNPEWLFRIYQDTLVDIPSFLEVLKEGMKTKPSVKRSKPASTVHPGRVREPQCQTSVQTTNEAKLTVSWQIPWNLKYLKVREVKYEVWIQEQGENTYMPYILPQQNYTFSENIKPFTTYLVWVRCIFNKNLLGPFADVLMCRT; from the coding sequence ATGCGggcttcagtgacaggctgcaaGATGAGCGTGGGTGCACTCCTTAACGGGCTGCTGGTCTCTGTAGTCGCAGCTCTTCTTTGGAAGTATTCCAAGCTGAGTGAGCACGCCGCCCTGCTGGAGGAAGAGCTGCACATGACCCAGCAGTCCCAGGAGATCTCCCAGGCCCGCATCGACTACCATGTTGCCCTTCAGGCTCTTCAGGAACACGGCACCCGCATGGTCTGCACCGGCAAGATGCACACCGATCGCGTCTGCCGTTTTGACTACCTCTGCTACAGCTCTGAGGCAGAGGAGTTTGTGTTCTTCCACTCCAATTCCTCTGTCATGTTGCCAAACCTGGGTTCGAGGCGCTTCCAGCCGGCCCTACTGGACTTGTCCTCAGTGGAGGATCACAACACCCAGTACTTCAACTTCTTAGAGCTCCCAGCTGCTGCTTTAAAGTTCATGCCTAAGCCCGTGTTTGTACCGGATGTGACTCTGATTCTAAACAGATTCAATCCAGACAACCTAATGCATGTGTTTCACGATGACCTGATCCCAGCATTCTACACTATGAAACAGTATTCGGACTTAGATGACGAGGCGCGTTTGGTCTTTATGGAGGGCTGGGGTGAAGGCCCACATTTTGACCTCTACCGACTTCTCAGCAGCAAGCAGCCACTGCTCAAAGAACAACTCAAGAACTTTGGCAAGCTCATATGTTTCACTAAATCCTACGTTGGCTTGTCCAAGATGACCACCTGGTACCAGTACGGGTTTGTTCAACCACAGGGGCCCAAAGCCAACATGTTGGTCTCAGGAAATGAGATCCGGCAGTTCGCAAGTGTTCTGATGGACAAAATGAACATCACAACGGTGGAGGAAATGGAAAAGGATGGAGGCAGTGCTGAAGGTCAGAAAGGGAAAAAGGATGAATACATCGTACTGTTTAGTCGTTCAACAACACGGCTGATACTGAATGAGGCAGAGCTGATCATGACGCTGGCCCAGGAGTTCCAGATGAGAGTGGTCACCGTTTCCCTAGAGGAACAGTCCCTCCCCAGTACCGTTCAGGTGATCAGTGGTGCCTCCATGTTAATCAGTATGCATGGAGCTCAGCTAATCACCTCACTCTTCCTCCCGAGAGGAGCTGTTGTGGTGGAGTTGTTCCCTTTTGCCGTTAACCCTGAACAGTACACCCCATATAAAACGCTTGCCACCCTTCAAGGCATGGATCTTCACTATGTCTCATGGAGGAACACCAAGGAGGAGAACACCATCACCCACCCAGACAAACCTTGGGATCAAGGGGGCATCGTTCACTTGGAAAAGGAGGAGCAAGAGCGAATCCTGGCGAGCAAAGATGTCCCCAGGCACCTGTGCTGTCGCAACCCGGAGTGGCTCTTCCGGATCTACCAGGACACTTTGGTGGACATCCCTTCCTTCTTGGAAGTCCTTAAAGAGGGCATGAAGACAAAGCCCAGTGTGAAAAGATCCAAACCGGCCAGCACAGTTCACCCGGGCCGGGTCAGAGAACCCCAGTGTCAGACCTCGGTACAAACCACTAATGAGGCTAAACTCACAGTCTCCTGGCAGATCCCGTGGAATCTGAAATACCTGAAGGTGAGAGAGGTGAAGTACGAGGTGTGGATCCAGGAGCAGGGAGAGAACACCTACATGCCTTACATCCTTCCGCAGCAGAACTACACTTTTTCAGAGAACATCAAGCCCTTCACCACCTACCTGGTGTGGGTCAGGTGTATTTTCAACAAGAACCTCCTGGGCCCCTTTGCAGATGTTCTTATGTGTAGGACCTAG